A stretch of DNA from Misgurnus anguillicaudatus chromosome 15, ASM2758022v2, whole genome shotgun sequence:
ATTACTCGCCCCCATCTTTAAACTTGAATTTATACTGTAAAGAGCGCGCGATCGAAGAAACGAAAGCAACCTTGGAGAGTAGGCGGGGCTTAAGCTTTTGAATCACGCAAACACAATATTTACTCCTCTCTTAAAGCGACAACGCACAATATTTTCCAAAGCTTCACTACATGACTATTTCTATCTGTAGGTTAAAAACCCgcctttgttttgtttatatatgGCCAAGAACATAACGTGGAATAACTACACCTGCACAATTCATAGATGATATCTTCGTTCAAGTTATAGAAAagacatttaaatttttattttaacatatgtgcatttaaatgttttgtaataTAATAAACACATGTTCATGTTTAGTAAAATGAATTATTCCaattctaagtcatgcataggTTATTGAAAGTCTTTTTTTCTTGTTATGGGCAAATAAGGACAGGTTACGTCAAGGACGAGTTTGGTCATCATATTACGTTGACATTACGTAACTTGGCTAGctgggtctctctctctctctctctctctctctctctctctctctctctctctctctctctctctccccaaaTATTGTtttctataataataataataataataagcacAGCATAACCTTAGGCACCTTTGACTGAAACTCAGTGGGTAAAAAattgtttaatatatttttattagtttCATGTGGGTTTAAATCACAAAGAAAACATGTTGCAATAACATCAATATTACAACTAAGCATAATTATTGTGCACCCAGGAAACAATGATCCCAAATTTACTTTGCTGCACAGATTCATGTAACGCATTTATTTGAAAACATTGTATTGATTTCCTCCACAAAACTATCACTTGCAACATTATGTCGTTTATTTTTTTGGTACAACTGTTGGTTCAAGGTAAAGGCAAGTGTTTAAAGGCACTTTTGCTACGACAAAGCAGCACATTATGGACACATTATGGTCATAAAAATGTAACTGAACTGATACTGAATCAGACAAAAAACTATTAAATAATCATAAAACAATACAGCATGAAAGCAAAATCAATCACATTGTGGTTAACCATTTCAATGGCTCCTCAAATCACCACAACAAAGATTTTGTTGCTCTAAAACACTGATTATCGCTCACTATTTGGACACCTGAACCAGAAAAGTAGGAGTGAGTCCAGAAGTAAAATGGTCTTTTGCCCATGGCAAAATCAGAGTAGCCCTCGTCACTTAGTATGCAGGAGCGTTGCGAATCGCACAGCAGAGCACCATGGTGAAAATCATCTCAAAAATCTGGACACAACAGAGAGGAATTGACAAAAATTACAAACACATTGAAAAGTTCAAAAGAGCGTTGGGTTGTTTATAGTACAAGTCTGTGTTCAGTGCATGTGCATGTCTTTCTCACCATAATGACAGCGATCACAAGGGCAGCCAAGCCAATCACATGCAGCTTCTCAGAAAACAGCTCCCTTAGCTTAATGTGGCAACTCTGTAGTGCACAACATCAACATATTAGTGCATACATCACACAATACTATCAAAATGATACCACCTATTTCACCATATAGATTTGTGAAAGATAAAATGAATGAATTGATAGCAGATAAAAATCTAGTTATAATTTTGAATTGTAACTTCAAATGTAGTGTACCAATGTCTACATTTAAACTAAACAGCAGATACCTGAGAGATGAGTGGATCAACTGGGGTGATCTTGGGACACAGAGAAGCTTTGACAGTTGTGAAAAGTTCATTATCATCTCCTTTACCACAGCACTCAAGCTAAGAGAgaaaaagacagagagagatgaATAGGTTGAGTTATAGCCCACGCAGTTTTACTGAAAGAATTGATTTAGCCAACTCAAGTTGTTTGTGAAAGACCTCCAGAACTTGGCCAGCTGCCTGTCTGGATGTCGTATCCACTGGATCCACAGCTCTCATGTACGCAGCATCATAGAAGTTAATGAGCTCGGTAGAAATCTAGATGGAGAAAGAATATAGGCTACTTTATTCTTTGGTGACAACTATAATGAGCTTAAATATGACAACATTACTCatttttgtgacatttgaagGTCTAATAAAAAGAAACATATGAATTAagcaaataatgttttatttgttttgtccaaaaatgttttgtgtaggTTAAGTTAATAATATACTTATACTGTAAACAACAGAAGcctaatgtactgtatgactcTGTTTAGATAGCTAATGTAAATGTGAGCATAGACTTACCGTATCCTTGTTTATAAAGCCCCATATCCCCGCTGCCACCTCACAGGCAAAGAGCATTGCTAAACATGTGAAAAACTGATGAAgaatcagaaaaaaaagaaacaattaTGTGAAAGAGAAGGAATAGAGTaataattcattcattcattaaataattcattGGTGAcaattattatataaattagTGGTTTCAATTCTTTATTActacatttataataatatgTTAACTGGTCTTTAGGCCAGGTTTTTAGGTGATTCATACATTTCAGAAAATCATGTATAAAGCAGTAGCATGAATAGCTGAAGTTGATTGATACAAACCGTTCCTAAGAGACACTGAGATTCTTGAATAGCACCATAACAACCGAGGAACCCCACAAACATCATTACTGCTCCAATCGCTATGAGAACATACACACCTGGaagtacaaatatatatttagtttaATCAAAATCAGATATTTTTTACCAATTCATTATTTGTTTTTCCACAAG
This window harbors:
- the cd81b gene encoding CD81 molecule b; amino-acid sequence: MAITGCSQCIKYMLFFLNFIFWLAGGVILGVALWLRHDSQTSNLLILQLEGTQAPGTFYISVYVLIAIGAVMMFVGFLGCYGAIQESQCLLGTFFTCLAMLFACEVAAGIWGFINKDTISTELINFYDAAYMRAVDPVDTTSRQAAGQVLEVFHKQLECCGKGDDNELFTTVKASLCPKITPVDPLISQSCHIKLRELFSEKLHVIGLAALVIAVIMIFEMIFTMVLCCAIRNAPAY